One Cryptosporidium parvum Iowa II chromosome 5, whole genome shotgun sequence DNA segment encodes these proteins:
- a CDS encoding protein with 3 transmembrane domains, ring domain, and possible signal peptide, with the protein MRKYNGYFGICVLITTICFYATRLPYFDYQEDSNNSNSSGSSSSVNNNNNNQLEEENYRLKKRKIFIQHILSVISCCGFGFSLSGSVLLLSTRITSPWVNSCFITIISQSLDLLLRGYLGLIIDHHSFEEKKIRYYKYVFPSYLLKDEEKIHCNNNGQREWVVKCNYNSQPPPLIFKHSFISISLTKISSTFFSLNNFSNNEEQTDSQSNNASQTTNCMICYENPSNIVFSPCLHSGICDNCIDELMKWTVCKLKKIPCCHLCRSPIEIAWQLNPNESNSNENNYFSEKCTEVIYPKLQIYDDSNEKSNL; encoded by the coding sequence ATGAGAAAGTACAATGGCTACTTTGGAATTTGTGTACTAATTACTACAATTTGTTTCTATGCTACTAGGTTACCATACTTTGACTATCAAGAAGActctaataattcaaaCTCTTCTGGTTCTAGTAGTTctgtaaataataataataataatcaattagaagaagaaaattatcgcttaaagaaaaggaaaatttTTATCCAACATATCCTCTCAGTGATTTCTTGTTGTGGATTTGGATTTTCATTAAGTGGTAGTGTCCTTTTACTATCTACAAGAATTACTAGTCCTTGGGTTAATTCTTGCTTTATTACAATTATCTCACAATCTTTAGACCTCCTATTAAGAGGTTATTTGGGGCTTATTATTGATCATCATAgctttgaagaaaaaaagatcagatattataaatatgtATTTCCTTCATACCTTTTAAAAGATGAAGAGAAGATCCAttgcaataataatggCCAAAGAGAGTGGGTTGTAAAGTGTAACTATAACTCCCAACCTCCTCCTTTAATCTTTAAGcattcttttatttcaatCAGTTTAACCAAAATATCATCCACATTCTTTTCACTTAATAACTTCtctaataatgaagaacAAACAGATTCTCAATCAAATAATGCTTCTCAAACAACTAATTGTATGATATGTTATGAAAATCCAAGTAATATAGTTTTTTCTCCATGTTTACATAGTGGAATATGCGATAATTGTATAGATGAACTAATGAAGTGGACAGTATgtaaattaaagaaaattccATGCTGTCACCTTTGCCGTTCACCTATTGAAATTGCATGGCAACTTAATCCTAATGAATCCAAttctaatgaaaataattacttttcTGAGAAATGCACTGAAGTTATTTATCCCAAGTTACAAATTTATGATGATTCTAATGAAAAGAGCAACTTATAA
- a CDS encoding protein with 4 transmembrane domains, signal peptide and a RING domain — protein sequence MRNENGIANSSQKLTLGKHVLRATLILTILLPFILEIYYLIPNFVSFYSGKEWVRVLLDENQNNDLRTISKSNSTESNVMDRMAVDKNDNILIMLIKNPISHIVIQDVFLDKSVSENSLKKSIRIPKTRGVKNYSSRSKKELSGDRLLVRKDNCNCPALENSFSNIVENENGEFYSLMLDGQNSVNNPILIQVISLILLLFRWVILLMYIVAQLFLPIKAVRQIVNKKLLRSSAISVFYVTSISLSLTIVGLEGKDCISWWFLGSSPEYILLIQVFVWLIASVCIFLYLVQYFLEIVLNVSRRYKLLNDFITTSIFIPAGLLIIVSISLCILGIIKPWIFMAWLTTAVTEFEKNLRILAKVYDEEFPLEAETSWSRNSIFFNRTNSNNVREEHKNEISVVELREDSNDDKSEKMKENNSKLNTRRENDILIIPISNSYFKILDYSLDNFCTKLCLWYITQHNEADNKLVSRIELEEHSNKNSLKIFEFSITDFVRNLDLEEKGIDKNSSRICLTKVKSSSSDSTVSRINSFHTENMSENTNSQFICNICFLDFDSIIIFSPCGHGGVCLECLGDYISNNFKLKQHPKCHICREDISKMIEIQKGKEQISQDKYIFEEARSFETTLSNKVNSINENNVNDIHLISNTKLIAEISCNSRNSNSSSYSRSSSSVSNRDSNSSIITLKISRKNSDLWSHPRIKEFISDNETNKLKTWVRSHFTRFFTNSNRRLS from the coding sequence ATGAGAAACGAAAATGGTATTGCTAATTCTAGTCAAAAGCTAACCTTAGGCAAACATGTTTTGCGCGCCACTTTGATTCTCACAATATTACTACCATTTATCTTGGagatatattatttgatacCTAATTTTGTTTCGTTTTATTCAGGAAAAGAATGGGTAAGAGTATTACTTGATGAAAAccaaaataatgatttgaGAACAATAAGCAAATCAAACTCAACAGAAAGCAATGTAATGGATAGGATGGCAGTAGATAAGAATGACAATATATTGATAATGTTAATCAAGAATCCAATTTCTCACATAGTAATTCAAGATGTGTTTTTGGATAAGAGTGTGTCAGAAAATAGtttgaaaaaaagtatAAGAATACCAAAAACAAGGGGAGTAAAGAATTATTCTTCAAGaagtaaaaaagaattaagtGGAGATAGACTTTTAGTAAGAAAAGATAATTGTAACTGCCCAGCATTggaaaattcattttcaaatatagtAGAGAATGAAAATGGCGaattttattcattaatgCTTGATGGTCAAAATAGTGTGAATaatccaatattaatacagGTGATAtctctaatattattattgtttagATGGgtcatattattaatgtatATAGTGGCTCAGCTTTTTCTTCCAATAAAAGCTGTAAGACAGATAGTAAACAAGAAGTTATTAAGGTCTAGTGCAATATCAGTTTTTTATGTTACAAGTATATCTCTATCTTTAACCATAGTTGGTTTAGAAGGTAAAGATTGCATAAGTTGGTGGTTTCTTGGATCTTCTCCAGAATATATATTGTTGATACAAGTTTTTGTTTGGTTAATAGCTAGTGTTTgtatttttctatatttggTTCAATACTTTTTAGAAATAGTTTTGAATGTATCTAGAAGATACAAATTGTTGAATGACTTCATAACAACATCTATTTTTATTCCAGCAGGATTACTGATAATCGTTTCAATAAGCTTGTGTATTCTGGGAATAATTAAACCATGGATATTTATGGCTTGGCTAACAACAGCAGTAACTGAGTTTGAGAaaaatttaagaatattaGCAAAAGTTTatgatgaagaatttcCATTAGAAGCAGAAACAAGTTGGAGTAgaaattctatttttttcaatagaaCAAACAGTAATAATGTCAGAGAAGAGcataaaaatgaaattagcGTAGTAGAATTAAGAGAAGATTCCAATGATGATAAATCtgaaaaaatgaaagaaaataactcaaaattaaatactagaagagaaaatgatattttaataataccCATTAGTAATTCatactttaaaatattggaTTATAGCCttgataatttttgtaCAAAGTTATGTTTATGGTACATAACTCAGCATAATGAAGCAGATAACAAGCTAGTTTCTAGAATTGAGTTAGAGGAACATTCAAATAAGAACTCACTAAAAATATTCGAATTTTCAATAACAGATTTTGTTAGGAATTTGGATTTAGAGGAAAAAGGTATAGATAAAAATTCGTCAAGAATATGCCTAACAAAAGTtaaatcatcatcatcagaCTCGACAGTTTCTAGAATCAATTCATTTCATACAGAAAATATGAGtgaaaatacaaatagtcaatttatttgtaatatatgTTTCCTGGATTTtgattcaataattattttttcacCATGTGGGCATGGAGGTGTATGTTTAGAATGCCTTGGAGATTATATATCGAACAATTTCAAGTTAAAACAACATCCAAAATGCCACATATGTCGGgaagatatttcaaaaatgatAGAGATTCAAAAGGGTAAGGAACAAATTAGTCAAGATaagtatatatttgaagagGCAAGAAGCTTTGAGACAACTCTAAGCAATAAAGTGAATTcgattaatgaaaataatgtgAATGAcattcatttaatttcaaatactAAATTAATTGCTGAAATTTCTTgtaattcaagaaatagTAATTCCTCAAGTTATAGTAGAAGTTCCAGCTCTGTATCTAATCgagattcaaattcaagCATTATTACTCTTAAAATATCAAGAAAGAATTCAGATTTATGGTCACATCCAcgtattaaagaatttattagcGATAATGaaactaataaattaaaaacttGGGTTCGTAGTCATTTTACTCGATTTTTTACTAATTCAAATAGAAGATTAAGCTaa